Proteins from a genomic interval of Chroococcidiopsis thermalis PCC 7203:
- a CDS encoding oligopeptide/dipeptide ABC transporter ATP-binding protein — protein sequence MTACTSNQSTQNAANSDSTTATPAAKTGGTLIWARYGDADSLDPHRTTTTRIVYQNPRHSYTIGLLQSILRLGAQRQTRLKAIEGLPPNLINYPKGCPFAPRCQFAIAQCHDEDPALEAVID from the coding sequence TTGACTGCTTGTACGAGTAATCAATCGACACAGAATGCTGCAAATTCAGATTCAACCACTGCGACTCCAGCAGCTAAAACAGGAGGAACTCTAATTTGGGCGCGGTATGGTGATGCTGATTCCCTCGATCCCCATCGCACCACGACAACTCGGATTGTTTATCAAAATCCCCGCCATTCTTACACGATTGGGTTACTACAAAGTATTCTCCGACTGGGCGCACAACGTCAGACGCGCCTGAAAGCAATTGAAGGATTGCCACCCAATTTGATAAATTATCCCAAAGGCTGTCCGTTTGCACCTCGCTGTCAATTTGCGATCGCCCAATGTCATGATGAAGATCCGGCTTTAGAGGCTGTAATTGACTAA
- a CDS encoding phosphoketolase family protein, translated as MVQAPAPTAQKGSLTADELQKMNAYWRAANYLSVGQIYLLDNPLLKEPLKLEHIKPRLLGHWGTTPGLNFIYVHLNRVIKKYDLSTIYIAGPGHGGPGLVANTYLEGTYSEYYPNVSQDTEGMKQLFKQFSFPYGIPSHVAPETPGSIHEGGELGYAVSHAYGAAFDNPDLIVACVVGDGEAETGALATSWHSNKFLNPVRDGAVLPILHLNGYKIANPTVLARMSHQELESLFVGYGYKPYFVEGDDPATMHQLMAATMDRVVEDIKAIQHEARTKGFTDRPQYPMIILRSPKGWTGPKEVDGKKTENSWRSHQVPFSEMSSKPEHVQLLEQWMKSYKPEELFDAEGRLFPELAALAPTGQQRMGDNPHANGGILLRDLKMPDFRHYAVEVKNPGTTTSEATRVLGKFLADILRFNEKSQNFRIFGPDETASNRLGEVFKTTDRTWTADILPEDEQLSPDGRVMEILSEHTCQGWLEGYLLTGRHGIFSCYEAFIHIIDSMFNQHAKWLKTTRHITWRRPVASLNYLLTSHVWRQDHNGFSHQDPGFIDHVMNKKAEVIRVYLPPDANTLLSVGDHCLRSRHYVNVIVAGKQPALQYLDMDAAVKHCTKGVGIWEWASNDKDSEPDVVMACAGDIPTLETLAAVDMMRLHFPDLKVRVVNVVDLMTMQPNTEHPHGLTDKDFDSIFTTDKPIIFAFHGYPWLIHRLTYRRTNHRNLHVRGYKEEGTTTTPFDMVVLNDLDRFHLVMDAIDRVPKLGSKAAYVKQMLKDKLIEHRHYVSTYGEDMAEIRQWVWQYYSGSPAEKGAIDTQQDNASSTPSLEGEEGAARK; from the coding sequence ATGGTTCAAGCACCCGCTCCTACAGCACAAAAAGGTTCATTGACTGCTGACGAGCTGCAAAAGATGAATGCTTACTGGCGTGCAGCTAACTATCTTTCAGTCGGACAAATCTATCTTCTAGACAATCCACTCCTGAAAGAACCGCTGAAGCTAGAACACATTAAACCACGATTGTTGGGACATTGGGGAACGACACCAGGCTTAAACTTCATCTACGTTCACCTCAATCGCGTTATCAAAAAATATGACCTCAGCACGATTTATATTGCTGGTCCCGGTCATGGTGGACCTGGTTTGGTTGCCAACACTTATTTAGAAGGGACGTATAGCGAATATTACCCCAATGTCTCTCAAGATACTGAGGGAATGAAGCAACTCTTCAAACAATTTTCCTTCCCTTACGGTATTCCCAGCCACGTTGCACCTGAAACCCCTGGTTCGATCCATGAAGGGGGTGAATTAGGTTACGCTGTTTCCCATGCATACGGTGCTGCATTTGACAACCCCGATTTAATTGTGGCGTGTGTCGTGGGTGATGGCGAAGCGGAAACGGGTGCTTTAGCTACGAGTTGGCATAGTAATAAATTCCTCAATCCCGTCCGAGATGGTGCGGTGTTACCGATTTTGCACCTGAATGGATACAAAATCGCCAATCCTACAGTGTTGGCGCGGATGAGTCATCAAGAGTTGGAAAGCTTGTTCGTCGGCTACGGTTACAAACCCTATTTCGTCGAGGGTGACGATCCCGCTACCATGCACCAACTGATGGCGGCGACGATGGATCGGGTGGTAGAGGACATTAAAGCGATTCAACACGAAGCACGGACGAAAGGTTTTACGGATCGCCCCCAATATCCGATGATAATTTTGCGATCGCCCAAAGGATGGACGGGACCGAAAGAAGTGGATGGGAAGAAAACAGAAAATTCCTGGCGATCGCACCAAGTCCCATTTTCCGAAATGTCTAGCAAGCCAGAACACGTACAATTGCTAGAACAGTGGATGAAGAGTTATAAACCCGAAGAACTCTTCGATGCAGAAGGTAGGTTATTCCCAGAATTAGCCGCACTCGCACCCACCGGACAACAGCGCATGGGAGACAATCCCCACGCTAACGGCGGAATTTTATTGCGAGATCTGAAAATGCCAGATTTCCGCCACTATGCAGTGGAGGTAAAAAATCCAGGTACGACAACATCTGAAGCCACTCGCGTTTTGGGTAAGTTTCTGGCGGATATTCTGAGATTTAACGAAAAAAGCCAGAATTTCCGAATTTTTGGTCCCGACGAAACCGCATCTAACCGCTTGGGTGAAGTTTTCAAAACGACAGACCGGACGTGGACGGCAGATATTTTACCGGAAGACGAACAACTATCGCCTGACGGTAGGGTAATGGAAATATTGAGCGAACATACCTGTCAGGGATGGTTAGAAGGATATTTGCTAACCGGACGGCATGGAATATTTTCCTGCTACGAAGCATTTATCCACATCATCGATTCGATGTTTAACCAACATGCCAAGTGGTTGAAAACAACCCGTCACATTACCTGGCGCAGACCTGTAGCCTCCCTCAATTACCTCTTGACTTCCCACGTCTGGCGACAAGATCACAACGGCTTTTCGCACCAAGACCCAGGTTTTATCGATCACGTCATGAATAAAAAGGCTGAGGTGATTCGGGTGTATTTACCCCCCGATGCTAATACTTTACTCTCAGTTGGCGATCACTGCCTGCGATCGCGTCATTACGTCAACGTCATCGTCGCCGGAAAACAGCCAGCCTTGCAATATCTCGACATGGATGCAGCAGTCAAGCACTGTACCAAAGGAGTTGGAATTTGGGAATGGGCGAGTAACGACAAAGATAGCGAACCCGATGTAGTCATGGCGTGTGCGGGGGATATTCCCACCCTAGAAACTTTAGCAGCAGTAGACATGATGCGGCTGCACTTCCCCGATTTGAAAGTCAGGGTGGTGAATGTGGTGGATTTGATGACAATGCAACCTAACACCGAACACCCCCACGGTTTGACAGATAAAGACTTTGACAGCATCTTTACCACCGATAAGCCGATTATTTTTGCTTTCCACGGCTATCCCTGGCTGATCCACCGCCTCACCTATCGCCGCACCAACCACCGCAACCTACACGTTCGCGGCTACAAGGAAGAGGGAACGACAACCACGCCATTTGATATGGTTGTCCTTAACGACTTAGACCGTTTCCATTTAGTCATGGATGCGATCGATCGCGTGCCTAAATTGGGATCTAAAGCAGCATATGTCAAGCAAATGCTCAAAGACAAACTGATCGAACACAGACATTACGTCTCCACATATGGCGAAGACATGGCGGAAATTCGCCAATGGGTATGGCAATATTACAGCGGTTCTCCTGCTGAGAAAGGGGCGATCGATACCCAACAAGATAATGCTAGTTCAACTCCGTCTTTAGAAGGAGAAGAAGGCGCGGCGAGGAAGTGA
- a CDS encoding FAD-dependent monooxygenase translates to MSQVVIVGAGPTGATLALLLVKRGITVKLVEASRNFRRAFRGEGLMPSGLDALAQMGLSPMLERIPHQTLDAWEFLIEGRSLFRVDEPIESGGKPCTLVSQPALLEALIDEASTYANFEFVQNAPVQDLLWRDGRVSGVKLGSGEIYADLVVAADGRNSIVRQRANLSLEQKSQSFDILWFKLADSPHFESENIFYSILQGHHAFGLFRSSEGNLQLGWALRDRDSVNWKQVDDWSEILASVSPPWLAEHFRQNAKTIDRPVLLSVVVGRCSHWYTPGLLLLGDAAHPMSPIRAQGINMALRDIIVAANHLVGLLQEAAEHTAIDAALPKIQAEREPEIIRVQQLQAQEAAQADLLEKSAFIRWGASSLAPLLRYPIRQSWIARQRQLRQGVTPVKLTV, encoded by the coding sequence ATGAGCCAAGTTGTAATTGTCGGGGCTGGACCTACTGGCGCAACGCTGGCGCTACTGCTTGTAAAACGCGGCATTACGGTCAAGCTGGTTGAAGCATCTCGTAACTTCCGCCGCGCTTTTCGCGGTGAAGGATTGATGCCTAGCGGGTTAGATGCTTTGGCACAGATGGGATTATCACCTATGCTAGAGCGGATTCCGCATCAAACGTTAGATGCTTGGGAATTTTTAATTGAGGGGCGATCGCTGTTTCGCGTTGACGAACCAATAGAATCGGGTGGTAAGCCCTGTACTCTCGTTTCACAGCCAGCCCTACTCGAAGCACTAATCGATGAGGCAAGCACTTATGCTAATTTTGAGTTCGTGCAAAATGCTCCCGTGCAAGATTTATTGTGGAGAGATGGACGGGTTTCTGGCGTGAAGCTAGGAAGCGGCGAAATTTATGCCGATTTAGTGGTTGCTGCTGATGGTCGCAATTCTATTGTGCGGCAACGAGCCAATTTGTCTTTAGAGCAAAAGTCTCAAAGTTTCGATATTCTTTGGTTTAAATTAGCAGATAGTCCGCATTTTGAGTCGGAGAATATCTTTTATTCGATCCTTCAAGGTCATCATGCATTTGGTTTGTTTCGTTCTTCAGAAGGAAATTTACAGTTGGGCTGGGCGCTGCGCGATCGCGATTCTGTAAACTGGAAGCAAGTTGATGATTGGTCTGAGATACTTGCATCTGTGTCACCGCCTTGGTTGGCAGAGCATTTTCGCCAAAACGCCAAAACTATCGATCGCCCCGTTCTATTATCTGTTGTAGTTGGTCGCTGTTCGCACTGGTATACACCAGGTTTACTCTTGTTAGGCGATGCCGCTCATCCCATGTCACCAATCCGCGCTCAAGGTATCAATATGGCTTTGCGGGATATCATTGTTGCGGCAAATCATTTAGTTGGGTTGTTGCAAGAAGCAGCAGAACATACGGCAATTGATGCAGCATTGCCAAAAATTCAAGCCGAGCGGGAGCCGGAAATTATTCGCGTGCAGCAACTTCAAGCTCAAGAAGCGGCTCAGGCTGATTTACTAGAGAAAAGCGCATTCATACGATGGGGCGCTAGCTCGCTAGCTCCATTGTTGCGCTACCCTATTCGTCAGTCTTGGATTGCTCGACAGCGCCAGTTGCGCCAAGGAGTAACGCCAGTAAAGTTAACTGTTTAA
- the asnB gene encoding asparagine synthase (glutamine-hydrolyzing): MCGIGGVMNRDPSRPVDPNVLVAMAAIQSHRGPDGCGWKVVDNRGVGFAHARLAIIDLNPERGRQPFVSADGQHTIVHNGEFYDYKRLRSDLTSRGYRFATKSDTELTLHLADRYGLEGALPHLRGEFAFAFYEKAADRLTLVRDRFGVKPLYWAQTPESFVFGSEIKVVFAHPDVQRQISSQGLYHQLMQLMVPGTSAFEGVHAVQPGHMVIVERQNGQLRVQTKTYWDLNFPLLSDRTSSQPDDFYIEELRRYFIESIQLKLEADVPVACYLSGGIDSCTILGVAAACQQSPVKAFTVGFDDRDYEETAISQEMAQAVGADQDIVTVQGGQLYEHFARAIWHTERSIYNTFTIAKMLLSEHVHNAGYRVVLTGEGSDELFAGYPQLRLDMILHGMQDASPAERADLEDWLQASNRIFKGNLLAEKPLDDPALTDAIGFTPSCLQSWLTAAHSVPGLMHSDRRAATRDYSPGTAIASVLDRSQIQGRHPLDKVQYIWIKTQFESQVLGWAGDRVDMANSMEARPPFLDHHLVEFAVTLPPLLRFRGRKDKFVLREAMRGLLPKALYERQKFAFMAPPAHTDVAKQKAMRSLADDYLSKQAIEAAGLLDNAAVQQVLQQHADSNTSDSERTKLDAIINHMLSVQMLHQHFVATDVPKQARDRARELGWQVQQPTLTNA, from the coding sequence ATGTGTGGCATTGGTGGCGTAATGAATCGCGATCCGTCCCGTCCGGTCGATCCAAACGTCTTGGTAGCGATGGCAGCAATCCAAAGTCATCGCGGTCCCGATGGATGCGGTTGGAAAGTGGTAGACAATCGCGGCGTTGGCTTTGCCCATGCTCGTCTTGCTATCATCGATCTCAATCCCGAACGAGGACGACAGCCATTTGTCTCGGCTGACGGTCAGCATACAATCGTCCACAATGGCGAGTTTTACGATTATAAGCGCCTGCGTTCCGACCTCACTTCACGCGGTTATCGCTTTGCCACCAAGAGCGATACAGAATTAACATTACATTTAGCAGACAGATACGGATTAGAAGGTGCATTACCCCATCTGCGCGGCGAGTTTGCTTTTGCATTTTACGAAAAAGCAGCAGATCGATTGACATTGGTACGCGATCGCTTTGGGGTGAAACCTTTATACTGGGCGCAGACACCAGAAAGTTTTGTCTTTGGTTCGGAAATTAAAGTTGTCTTTGCACATCCTGACGTACAGCGCCAGATTTCTTCCCAAGGTTTGTATCACCAATTAATGCAACTGATGGTTCCTGGTACAAGTGCGTTTGAGGGAGTTCACGCCGTCCAACCAGGACACATGGTAATTGTAGAACGACAAAACGGACAGTTACGGGTGCAGACTAAGACTTATTGGGATTTAAATTTCCCTTTGTTGAGCGATCGCACCTCTTCGCAACCTGATGATTTCTATATCGAAGAATTGCGTCGCTATTTTATCGAATCAATTCAATTAAAACTAGAAGCCGACGTACCTGTAGCTTGCTATCTTTCCGGTGGAATTGATTCTTGTACGATTTTGGGAGTCGCCGCCGCTTGTCAACAGTCGCCTGTAAAAGCTTTTACAGTTGGTTTTGACGATCGCGATTATGAGGAAACGGCGATTTCGCAAGAAATGGCGCAGGCTGTAGGAGCCGACCAAGATATCGTCACGGTACAAGGGGGACAACTCTACGAGCATTTTGCCCGTGCAATTTGGCACACCGAACGCAGTATCTACAATACGTTTACGATTGCCAAGATGCTGCTGAGCGAACACGTCCACAATGCAGGCTATCGCGTTGTTTTAACGGGAGAAGGTTCGGACGAATTGTTTGCTGGCTATCCCCAACTACGACTCGATATGATTTTGCATGGAATGCAAGATGCATCTCCCGCAGAAAGAGCGGATTTAGAGGATTGGTTACAAGCAAGCAATCGCATATTCAAAGGTAATTTACTGGCAGAAAAACCCCTAGACGATCCGGCGCTGACAGACGCGATTGGGTTTACGCCTAGCTGTCTTCAGTCGTGGTTAACTGCGGCTCATTCTGTCCCTGGCTTAATGCACTCAGATCGTCGCGCTGCAACCCGCGATTATTCCCCAGGAACCGCGATCGCTTCTGTCCTCGATCGCAGTCAAATTCAAGGTCGTCATCCCCTTGACAAAGTGCAGTATATATGGATAAAAACTCAATTTGAGTCGCAAGTTTTAGGTTGGGCAGGCGATCGCGTTGATATGGCAAACTCAATGGAAGCGCGTCCGCCATTCCTCGACCATCATTTAGTAGAGTTTGCCGTGACGTTACCCCCTTTATTGCGTTTTCGAGGGCGAAAAGATAAATTCGTCTTGCGCGAAGCCATGCGCGGATTGTTACCCAAAGCCCTTTACGAACGACAAAAGTTTGCATTCATGGCTCCTCCAGCGCATACTGATGTAGCCAAGCAAAAAGCCATGCGATCGCTAGCTGATGATTATTTATCCAAGCAGGCGATCGAAGCTGCTGGGTTATTAGATAATGCAGCCGTGCAACAAGTTTTACAACAACATGCGGACAGCAACACATCCGATTCAGAACGGACAAAACTAGATGCAATTATCAACCACATGCTGAGCGTGCAAATGCTCCACCAACATTTTGTAGCAACAGACGTACCAAAACAAGCCCGCGATCGCGCTAGGGAATTGGGTTGGCAAGTGCAGCAACCAACGCTAACAAATGCTTAA
- a CDS encoding PIN domain-containing protein: MTKIYLDTSAYNRPFDDRTQPKIFLESQAVTIILQMVEATIVELVSSSVLDYENSRNPYPIRQEAMNRYLQMARFRQEVNEAICQRAEQLEENGLKAIDALHIACAEVADSDYFITCDKRLINRCSGLIMKVVNPVDFVLETNNNDPS; encoded by the coding sequence ATGACAAAAATATATTTAGATACCAGTGCCTATAACCGCCCATTCGACGATCGCACTCAGCCCAAAATTTTTCTCGAATCGCAAGCTGTCACCATCATTCTGCAAATGGTTGAGGCAACAATAGTAGAGTTAGTCAGTTCCTCAGTCTTGGACTATGAGAATAGTCGCAATCCATATCCTATTAGACAGGAAGCCATGAATCGTTATCTCCAAATGGCAAGATTTAGACAAGAAGTGAATGAAGCAATCTGCCAGAGAGCTGAGCAATTAGAGGAGAATGGACTTAAGGCTATTGACGCATTACATATTGCGTGTGCTGAGGTAGCTGATAGTGACTATTTCATTACCTGTGACAAGCGGCTTATCAATCGGTGTTCGGGATTGATAATGAAAGTAGTAAATCCAGTTGATTTTGTGTTGGAGACAAATAACAATGATCCAAGTTAA
- a CDS encoding aspartate/glutamate racemase family protein — protein MSHAQQPHAVIPMKTIGILGGMSSQATAEYYRLINAGINQVRGGWNAAELLICSVNFANIEAFVRREQWDDAANYLVDKALKLEQAGADFIVMATNTLHRVAPQIEAAIEIPLIHIVDVTAAEIRQQGITKVGILGTKPVMQADFYRDRFKLHGIELIAPSDRQCQIIDTIIFDELVHRSIQDESRQIYIEIMQDLGDRGAQVMVLGCTEISLLVEPEDFPDLPLFDTTALHCQKAVNLALEIEFLPVKTMKYSNPR, from the coding sequence ATGAGTCACGCACAGCAGCCACACGCAGTCATTCCGATGAAAACGATTGGTATCTTGGGTGGAATGAGCAGTCAGGCAACAGCTGAATATTATCGCCTAATCAATGCTGGAATTAATCAAGTGCGCGGTGGTTGGAATGCGGCTGAATTGCTCATATGCAGCGTAAATTTTGCCAATATTGAAGCGTTTGTGCGACGCGAACAATGGGATGATGCCGCAAATTATCTTGTTGACAAAGCACTTAAGCTAGAACAAGCTGGTGCTGATTTTATCGTCATGGCTACGAACACTCTACATCGAGTTGCGCCACAAATTGAAGCAGCCATTGAGATCCCCTTAATTCATATTGTTGATGTTACTGCTGCTGAAATTAGACAGCAGGGCATCACAAAAGTTGGCATACTGGGTACTAAACCTGTCATGCAAGCAGATTTTTATCGCGATCGCTTCAAATTACATGGTATTGAATTAATCGCACCGAGCGATCGCCAATGTCAAATTATCGATACCATTATCTTTGACGAGCTGGTTCATCGCAGCATTCAAGATGAATCGCGCCAAATCTACATCGAAATTATGCAGGATTTAGGCGATCGCGGCGCTCAGGTAATGGTTTTAGGTTGCACTGAAATCTCATTACTGGTTGAACCAGAAGATTTCCCCGATTTACCCTTGTTTGATACCACTGCTTTGCATTGCCAAAAAGCAGTTAATTTGGCATTAGAAATCGAATTTCTACCAGTCAAAACGATGAAATATAGCAATCCTAGATAA
- a CDS encoding MarC family protein, which yields MDISVFIKTFVAVFVLADALGNAPVFLILTKGMEPEQRNSVIDRASLVATGVLLAFAFGGQWILRYLEISLGSLRVAGGLLLLLIALKMLDGDIDTPTVDQQRDVAITPLALPLLAGPGTITTVMLLMSDSPNAHISVVIGVVAAMFVTWLIVRQSAFVDKWIGAEGEVIITQLLGFLLAALAIEIGSTGIKELFLS from the coding sequence GTGGATATTTCTGTATTTATTAAAACTTTTGTAGCTGTATTCGTGCTAGCGGATGCTTTGGGCAATGCACCCGTGTTTCTGATCTTAACTAAAGGGATGGAACCAGAGCAAAGAAATAGCGTGATAGATCGGGCGAGTTTGGTTGCAACCGGGGTATTGCTGGCGTTTGCCTTTGGTGGTCAATGGATTTTAAGATACTTGGAGATTAGTCTGGGTTCCCTGCGGGTAGCTGGCGGATTATTGCTGCTGTTGATTGCGTTGAAAATGCTCGATGGAGACATAGACACGCCAACGGTAGACCAGCAAAGGGATGTAGCGATTACCCCCCTTGCCTTACCACTTTTGGCGGGACCAGGAACGATTACAACTGTGATGTTATTAATGTCTGATTCTCCCAACGCTCATATTAGCGTGGTGATAGGAGTTGTTGCCGCAATGTTCGTGACGTGGTTAATCGTGCGTCAGTCAGCATTCGTAGATAAATGGATTGGTGCAGAAGGTGAGGTGATTATTACTCAGCTTCTAGGATTTTTATTGGCAGCTTTGGCAATTGAGATTGGTAGTACGGGGATTAAGGAGTTGTTTTTGAGTTGA